The uncultured Bacteroides sp. genome includes the window TCGGCCCGCGGCTCACTGGATGATAAAATAAAAGGGCTAAAAACAGGTGCCGACGATTATCTGGCAAAACCTTTCTCCCTGCCAGAGCTAAGTGTACGCATTTATGCATTAATGCGCCGACAACAATTTACATGTAGCAATACTTTCAAGACTAATAATATAGAGATAAACCTGTTGGCCAAAACGGTCAGTATTGAAAATAGAGATGTTATTCTAACGAAAACAGAATACGATTTATTACTTTTCTTAATAGGTAATAAAAACAAAGTTGTATCCAAAAACGCCATTGCAGAACATATATCCGGAGATATGGCCGATATGCTTGATAGTCATAATTTTGTGTATGCACACATTAAAAATCTAAAAGCAAAACTAAAAGAAGCCGGTTGCTCCAATGGCATCAGAACAGTATACGGAACAGGCTATCAGTGGAAAGAATGAATAGTTTATTAAATAAAAACCTCACTCAATTTCTCCGATACACGGTTGTTATTTTGCTGTGTAGCTTACCTTTGTTCTTTCTAATCATGAAACATTTTTATGCCGAAGATTTAGATGAACTCATTGAATATCGTAGTGATGAGTTTATTAAGAATCAACTTCCCACCTATACCCTGGCAGACATTAATTACTGGAATAAGTATAACGAAGATATGCAAATAATGCCGTTTAATGCTTCTTATCCACTGAATAGTGTGGTACAAAAGCCTTTTTACAACGGAGCAGAAGAACACAAAGTAGATTATCGCATTTATTATACCAAAATAAACATTGAAAAACGACCTTTCATTCTGATGTCCCGCATCGCTATGATAGAAACGGATGACCTGATACAAATGCTGGCCTATCAATACGGAATATTGTCTCTCATGCTCATCCTTTCGCTAGTAGTGGTACAGCAATTGATCTCTAAGAAATTGTGGAAACCATTTTATGACAGTTTAGATAAGATAGAAAATTTCAATCTGGAACAAGGCGTTATTCCTAATTTCAAAGAAACAACAACAACAGAATTTTCGCGATTAAATGAGAATCTGGACAAACTGATTAAAAATGATTTAAACACGTACGCCCAACAAAAAGAATTTATCGAGAATGCCTCTCATGAGTTGCAAACACCACTGGCCGTTTTTCAATCGCAGTTAGATTTGCTACTCCAAAATCCGGATTTAACCAAAGAACAAGTGGCTGTTATCCAGTCTCTCTACTCCGTTTCTTCACGACTAACCCGGCTGAACAAAAACCTGTTGCTGCTGGCCAAAATAGATAATTCCCAATTCAAAGAACAGCAGAAAATAGACTTTAACGAAACATTGAATACTCAACTGCTATATCTGAAAGATTTAGCCGAGAATGACGGAATACATGTTTCCATAGAGATAAGCAATCCCATTGTAATTATGGCCAATAAAACTCTGCTGGAGAGCTTAATCAACAATTTAATTGTCAATGCCATACGCCATAATATACCCAACGGAATTATTTCCATATCAGTTAAAAACAATGTCTTTACAGTGAGCAATACCGGAGAAGAAACTTCGCTCGACAAGGAAAGGATATTTAAACGCTTCAGCCGCACATCCGAAAAGAGAAAAGGCAACGGACTGGGATTATCCATTACATACCAGATATGTAAGCTACACGGCTGGGAAATAGAATACGACTACCAAAACGAGCAGCACTCCTTTAGCGTTAGTTTTTAGCTATTTATAAAAAATGCACCAACAACAGAGAATGACTAACTATTAATATCGAAAAAGAGGAGAACATCCGCTTTTCATTGGAATCCTCCTCTTCAACAATCAAATAAACTAAACAAT containing:
- a CDS encoding response regulator transcription factor, which produces MKILIIEDEHDLSDNMVTYLSSDNYLCEQAFNFQEAMEKIALYAYDCILLDLNLPGGDGLKILDEIKAKNIESGIIIISARGSLDDKIKGLKTGADDYLAKPFSLPELSVRIYALMRRQQFTCSNTFKTNNIEINLLAKTVSIENRDVILTKTEYDLLLFLIGNKNKVVSKNAIAEHISGDMADMLDSHNFVYAHIKNLKAKLKEAGCSNGIRTVYGTGYQWKE
- a CDS encoding HAMP domain-containing sensor histidine kinase, with translation MNSLLNKNLTQFLRYTVVILLCSLPLFFLIMKHFYAEDLDELIEYRSDEFIKNQLPTYTLADINYWNKYNEDMQIMPFNASYPLNSVVQKPFYNGAEEHKVDYRIYYTKINIEKRPFILMSRIAMIETDDLIQMLAYQYGILSLMLILSLVVVQQLISKKLWKPFYDSLDKIENFNLEQGVIPNFKETTTTEFSRLNENLDKLIKNDLNTYAQQKEFIENASHELQTPLAVFQSQLDLLLQNPDLTKEQVAVIQSLYSVSSRLTRLNKNLLLLAKIDNSQFKEQQKIDFNETLNTQLLYLKDLAENDGIHVSIEISNPIVIMANKTLLESLINNLIVNAIRHNIPNGIISISVKNNVFTVSNTGEETSLDKERIFKRFSRTSEKRKGNGLGLSITYQICKLHGWEIEYDYQNEQHSFSVSF